In a single window of the Olivibacter sp. SDN3 genome:
- a CDS encoding family 20 glycosylhydrolase — MLKQQIDQMAGYKLNVFHFHLTEDVAWRLQIKQYPKLTAAENMQRNQGKFYSVAQIKELIQYCKDRYITLVPEIDMPGHSAAFTRALGVDMQSEKGLQVVKNIIEEVCETYDVPYIHIGADEVKITNQQFLPEIIKYIQQHKKKVISWAPGGDYDDQTIQQLWKDEGNQKKDMRAGQYIDSKFLYISDFDPLNSVVTIFNRQLGGKPRGDSSLLGAEFCLWNDRRVAREADLLTRNAVYPSMLAFAERSWKGGGYPDVVFNIGPDSSNRAKAFVEFENRLLEHKQKYFRQLPFNYVKQTHIKWNLFGPFENNGDLSQIYWPENHDVLPEDSIAEVKATGGTVWLWHTHGPQVKAWLPSPKENTTWYAYTKFWIEADSTIMLWADFKDLSRSGADATPPKGEWDYMKSKLWINGERISAPQWAYPGRGSGQLEEPLVNEGFYYRPPLSVDVKRGWNKILVKLPIGLFDPLMDWQVPPKWMFTVMPVCKDKGLNYSAMELKFEPNGK, encoded by the coding sequence ATGCTCAAACAGCAAATTGATCAGATGGCTGGGTATAAATTAAATGTTTTTCATTTTCACCTTACCGAGGATGTAGCCTGGCGTTTACAGATAAAACAATATCCAAAGCTTACAGCTGCTGAAAATATGCAACGTAATCAGGGAAAATTTTATAGTGTAGCACAAATAAAGGAGCTGATTCAGTATTGTAAAGATAGGTATATAACCTTGGTTCCTGAAATAGATATGCCTGGACATAGTGCGGCTTTTACGCGGGCTTTGGGTGTGGATATGCAGTCCGAAAAGGGTCTTCAGGTGGTAAAGAATATTATAGAAGAAGTATGTGAGACATATGATGTTCCCTATATCCATATTGGAGCCGATGAAGTGAAAATCACCAATCAACAATTTCTACCGGAAATAATCAAGTATATTCAACAACATAAGAAAAAAGTAATTAGCTGGGCACCCGGAGGGGATTATGATGATCAGACCATTCAACAATTATGGAAGGATGAAGGCAATCAAAAGAAGGATATGCGTGCAGGCCAATACATAGACTCCAAATTTCTGTACATTAGTGATTTCGATCCTTTAAATAGCGTTGTAACTATCTTCAATAGACAGCTAGGAGGTAAACCACGGGGCGATTCGAGCTTGTTGGGAGCTGAATTCTGTTTATGGAACGATAGACGGGTAGCGCGGGAGGCTGATTTGTTAACACGGAATGCAGTTTATCCGTCGATGCTAGCTTTTGCTGAAAGAAGCTGGAAGGGAGGGGGATATCCAGATGTAGTCTTTAATATAGGCCCCGATTCGTCCAATCGCGCTAAAGCTTTTGTCGAGTTTGAAAATCGATTACTGGAACATAAGCAAAAATATTTCAGGCAACTACCTTTTAATTATGTAAAGCAAACCCATATTAAATGGAATTTGTTCGGACCTTTCGAAAACAATGGGGATTTATCCCAAATATATTGGCCGGAAAACCACGACGTGCTACCGGAAGATTCCATAGCGGAGGTAAAAGCTACCGGAGGAACGGTTTGGTTATGGCATACGCATGGCCCACAAGTGAAAGCTTGGCTTCCTTCTCCTAAGGAAAATACCACTTGGTATGCCTATACAAAATTCTGGATCGAGGCTGATTCTACTATAATGTTATGGGCTGATTTTAAAGATTTGTCCAGATCAGGCGCCGATGCTACACCTCCAAAAGGAGAATGGGATTATATGAAAAGTAAGTTGTGGATCAATGGTGAGCGTATTTCAGCACCACAATGGGCATATCCTGGTAGGGGTTCCGGACAATTGGAAGAGCCATTAGTAAATGAAGGGTTTTATTATAGGCCTCCGTTAAGCGTCGACGTAAAAAGAGGCTGGAATAAGATCTTGGTAAAATTACCTATAGGCTTATTCGATCCTTTAATGGATTGGCAGGTCCCACCAAAATGGATGTTTACTGTTATGCCTGTATGCAAAGATAAAGGGTTAAATTATTCTGCAATGGAACTGAAATTTGAGCCGAATGGGAAGTAG
- a CDS encoding pitrilysin family protein yields the protein MKAFRLLLLFFTPVMAFAQASFKIDYERFVLENGLNVVFHVDRSDPVVSVNLTAHVGSSREREGRTGFAHLFEHLLFLESENLGKGGLDKLSAKVGGSGANGSTSRDRTNYLQTVPNDALEKMLWAEADKLGWFINTVTDPVLAKEKQVVKNEKRQGVDNWPYGHTQYVIDKALYPANHPYHWQVIGSLDDLDNAELQDVKDFFNRWYVPNNVTLVVAGDFDTEQAKQWVHKYFDEIKRGTDIPALEKRPGQVKQTLSFYHEDNFARLPELTYAWPTVEEYHSDAYALQVLTEYLTLGKRAPFYRVLVEKRKLTAEVEADNYTAEIAGQLQLSVRAFAGKDLDEVAGAIQEAFALFEQEGIAEKDLNRIKAGQERRFYSSLSSVLGKGATLAHYNIFAGDPGFLEKDIQKMLAVSREDVMQVYEKYIKGKPYVATSFVPKGQIKLALDGAIKADVVEEPIIEGAEVDFDTSIAATYEPTPSIFDRSVEPPYGGRPALKIPTIWERQLGNGLKIYGIENNEVPLVQFNIRLDGGQLLEERPGVANMVAQMLLQGTKQRTAEELEEAIEQLGAQITVRAAKEYITFTVTTLARNYDAMLRLLEEILLEPRWDATEFALQQDAVISKIRQQEASPEAIAENKFREMLYGKNNIYAQNVLGTEETVRRLALDDLRTFYTKALSPANATLHIVGALDKGTVWQSVERLNAYWKGEKISWPSIAKPDVPQQAIIYFYDVPDAKQSILKIGYSALPATDKSFYPATVANYVLGGGGFASRLTQELRERKGYTYGIRSAFQGSKDQGTFEVSSGVRANITMEAIQLIYNIMEDYPKGFNTQDLETTKGFLIKSQARAFETAGEKLGLLENISAYNWPYDYVKQREAIVHNSTVSGIQALAKEYLNPNKMVWLVVGDAKTQLPRLQKLGFAKVERLN from the coding sequence ATGAAAGCTTTTCGTTTACTGCTATTGTTTTTTACGCCTGTCATGGCTTTCGCACAGGCGTCTTTTAAAATTGATTATGAACGCTTCGTTTTGGAGAATGGCCTGAATGTGGTCTTTCATGTGGATCGTTCCGACCCGGTGGTGTCCGTGAATCTAACTGCGCATGTGGGATCCAGTAGGGAAAGGGAGGGCCGCACGGGATTTGCTCATCTCTTTGAGCATTTACTGTTCCTTGAATCGGAAAATTTGGGAAAGGGTGGCCTCGACAAACTTTCGGCTAAAGTCGGTGGTTCTGGTGCTAATGGCTCTACTTCGCGCGATCGTACTAATTATCTGCAAACGGTACCCAACGATGCGCTGGAGAAAATGCTTTGGGCGGAGGCGGATAAACTGGGCTGGTTTATCAATACCGTCACAGATCCGGTGCTGGCCAAAGAAAAGCAAGTGGTAAAGAACGAGAAAAGGCAAGGTGTGGACAATTGGCCCTATGGACATACACAATACGTGATTGATAAGGCGCTTTACCCGGCAAACCACCCTTACCACTGGCAGGTAATTGGTTCTTTGGATGACCTCGATAATGCCGAGCTGCAGGACGTGAAAGATTTCTTCAATCGCTGGTATGTGCCAAATAATGTAACACTGGTTGTCGCCGGTGATTTTGATACTGAACAGGCGAAGCAGTGGGTACATAAATATTTTGATGAAATAAAAAGGGGAACGGATATCCCAGCTTTGGAGAAGCGCCCTGGACAGGTAAAGCAGACCCTAAGTTTTTATCATGAAGATAATTTTGCACGCTTGCCGGAATTGACCTACGCCTGGCCCACAGTGGAGGAATATCATTCGGACGCATACGCACTGCAGGTGCTAACGGAGTATCTCACGTTGGGCAAGCGGGCACCTTTTTACCGGGTGCTGGTAGAGAAACGAAAACTGACGGCCGAAGTTGAGGCCGATAATTATACAGCGGAAATAGCCGGACAGTTGCAGCTTTCCGTAAGAGCTTTTGCCGGAAAGGATTTGGATGAGGTGGCCGGTGCGATACAGGAGGCTTTTGCTCTTTTTGAGCAGGAGGGTATCGCAGAGAAAGACCTTAATCGAATAAAGGCGGGGCAAGAACGCCGCTTTTACAGCTCGCTATCAAGCGTTTTGGGAAAAGGGGCGACCTTAGCGCATTATAATATTTTTGCCGGCGACCCGGGCTTTTTGGAAAAAGATATCCAAAAGATGCTCGCCGTAAGCCGCGAGGACGTGATGCAGGTGTATGAAAAATATATCAAAGGTAAACCTTACGTGGCCACGAGTTTTGTGCCAAAAGGCCAGATAAAACTAGCATTGGATGGAGCAATAAAGGCTGACGTAGTGGAAGAGCCTATTATCGAGGGTGCGGAAGTGGATTTTGATACATCTATTGCTGCTACATATGAACCTACACCTTCAATCTTTGATCGCAGTGTAGAACCACCCTACGGAGGGAGACCAGCATTGAAAATTCCAACGATTTGGGAGCGCCAGCTTGGAAATGGCCTGAAAATATACGGTATTGAAAATAATGAAGTGCCTTTGGTGCAGTTCAATATCCGTTTGGACGGCGGCCAGCTCCTGGAAGAGAGGCCCGGAGTAGCGAACATGGTTGCGCAAATGTTATTGCAAGGCACGAAACAAAGGACTGCAGAAGAACTGGAGGAGGCTATCGAGCAATTGGGTGCACAGATTACTGTGAGAGCCGCTAAGGAATATATTACTTTTACCGTTACAACATTGGCACGAAACTACGATGCAATGCTAAGACTTTTAGAAGAAATTTTATTAGAGCCGCGTTGGGACGCCACCGAGTTTGCCTTGCAGCAGGATGCGGTGATCAGCAAAATCCGTCAACAGGAAGCCAGTCCCGAAGCTATTGCCGAAAATAAGTTTAGGGAAATGCTGTATGGTAAAAATAACATTTACGCACAAAATGTGTTGGGCACCGAGGAAACTGTGCGGAGGCTCGCATTGGATGACCTTAGGACTTTTTACACAAAAGCACTCTCTCCGGCAAATGCGACCTTACATATTGTAGGTGCGCTCGATAAAGGGACAGTATGGCAATCAGTTGAACGGTTGAATGCTTATTGGAAGGGGGAGAAAATCAGTTGGCCGTCAATAGCCAAACCGGATGTTCCACAGCAAGCTATCATTTATTTCTATGATGTCCCTGATGCGAAGCAATCGATACTGAAAATCGGTTATTCCGCACTACCTGCGACAGACAAGTCTTTCTATCCAGCTACAGTAGCTAATTATGTCTTGGGCGGTGGTGGATTTGCTTCCAGACTTACGCAGGAATTGCGTGAACGAAAGGGTTATACTTATGGTATACGTTCAGCTTTTCAGGGCTCGAAAGATCAGGGAACTTTTGAAGTGTCTAGTGGCGTACGTGCCAATATTACCATGGAGGCGATACAGCTGATCTATAATATCATGGAAGATTATCCGAAAGGCTTTAATACGCAGGACTTGGAAACAACTAAAGGGTTCTTAATAAAAAGTCAGGCAAGAGCTTTTGAAACAGCTGGTGAGAAGCTGGGTTTATTGGAGAACATCAGTGCTTACAACTGGCCCTATGATTATGTGAAACAGCGGGAAGCAATTGTTCATAATAGTACGGTATCGGGAATACAGGCCTTAGCGAAGGAATATCTCAATCCCAATAAAATGGTTTGGCTAGTGGTAGGTGATGCAAAAACACAACTACCTCGCCTGCAGAAGTTAGGCTTCGCCAAGGTGGAACGTTTAAACTAA
- a CDS encoding Ada metal-binding domain-containing protein, with amino-acid sequence MIYHLEISDRDLRSKIRRQTILMGGNRKLKIYGQLSCSSGKKIKKANRVFFTNEEEALKQDYRPCGHCKRVAYKQWKKQKINR; translated from the coding sequence ATGATCTATCATCTGGAAATATCGGATCGGGATTTGCGCAGTAAAATCAGAAGACAGACTATCCTAATGGGCGGGAATCGCAAGCTGAAAATATACGGGCAATTAAGCTGTTCTTCGGGCAAAAAAATAAAAAAGGCAAACCGCGTATTCTTCACCAATGAAGAAGAAGCCTTGAAGCAGGACTATCGTCCGTGCGGACATTGTAAACGAGTGGCCTATAAACAATGGAAAAAGCAAAAAATAAACAGATGA
- a CDS encoding methylated-DNA--[protein]-cysteine S-methyltransferase produces the protein MNTQENINYQRIAEAIAYIQNNFKQQPSLDEVAEQVHLSPAHFQRLFTEWAGTSPKKFLQYINVEHAKKVLREDQATLFDVAFETGLSSTSRLHDLFVNIEGMTPAEYKNGGQRLSINYSFAESPFGSLIVASTAKGVCYMAFEDDDEQALQKLKHKFPNASFQQKLDLIQQHALFIFQNDWQKLPTIKLHLKGTDFQLKVWESLLKIPMGKLATYGSIAQRIGKPSASRAVGSAIGSNPVAFLIPCHRVIQSTGTFGGYMWGSTRKTAIIGWEGAKVNIER, from the coding sequence ATGAACACGCAAGAAAACATAAACTATCAACGCATAGCGGAAGCGATAGCTTACATTCAAAACAACTTCAAACAGCAACCCAGTTTAGATGAAGTTGCCGAGCAGGTACACTTGAGTCCGGCACATTTTCAACGTCTGTTCACCGAATGGGCCGGCACCAGTCCGAAAAAGTTTTTGCAATACATCAATGTCGAACATGCTAAAAAAGTTCTTCGGGAAGACCAGGCCACCCTGTTCGATGTAGCGTTCGAAACCGGCCTTTCCAGCACCAGTCGGCTACATGACCTGTTCGTTAACATCGAAGGCATGACCCCTGCCGAGTACAAAAATGGCGGCCAGCGCCTTTCTATCAATTACAGTTTTGCGGAAAGTCCTTTTGGCAGTTTGATTGTGGCTTCTACAGCAAAAGGCGTCTGTTATATGGCTTTTGAAGACGATGACGAGCAAGCCTTGCAAAAGCTTAAACACAAATTTCCTAACGCAAGCTTTCAGCAAAAATTAGATCTTATCCAACAGCATGCGCTCTTCATTTTTCAGAACGACTGGCAAAAGTTGCCTACGATCAAGCTCCACCTTAAAGGCACAGATTTCCAGCTCAAAGTGTGGGAAAGTCTGCTGAAAATTCCGATGGGTAAACTCGCTACCTATGGCAGTATTGCCCAACGCATCGGTAAACCCAGTGCTTCCAGAGCTGTAGGCAGCGCTATCGGGAGCAACCCTGTAGCCTTTCTCATCCCCTGTCACCGGGTGATCCAATCGACGGGCACCTTTGGTGGATACATGTGGGGCAGTACACGAAAAACAGCCATCATCGGTTGGGAAGGAGCAAAAGTAAATATCGAACGTTAA
- a CDS encoding alkaline phosphatase, whose protein sequence is MKILKWIIASSLVSAGLLAHAQQYTVNENAHSHNDYLQKQPFYTAYANRFASIEIDVFLKDDSLYVAHYEKDIKSGGTIQRLYLQPLMEQIARNDGKVYPEGGQLQFLIDLKTKGEPTLRALEEQLRPIRKFFDRSQNPDAVRLVISGDMPEPARFQDYDPIFFFDGRPNSNYDEEQLKRVAFYSAPFQAFSVWNGLGRITAPEWAKVKHFVDSVHALGKPVRFWGCPDTKTTWQAFIKLGVDYLNTDSPNALASFLNKYEANSYTRKKQHEVYQPNYRQDGAEGQVKRVILLISDGAGFSQQWAAATVNGGNLNMTQFRHIGFQNTAPTDDYNTDSAAGATAFATGKKTRNRYIGNDSSGRALPNLPEKLAEDEIPSAILTNDRITGATPSSFFAHQSERDHSAAIAYDILNSPVRLFIGGSHPSLSADSSKLKQQLLQKGTVIQADFKGLEKLPLDQQVICFAQDDAAKEYHMLEEAFDVALRRMDNQGDRFFIMLEGAKIDGGGHSNKIAQCIEEYLSFDRLLGKALQYADAHEGTLVVVTSDHETGGLVLVDGDYKKGFVLGEFITNDHTGAPIPVYSYGTGAQRFTGFMQNSDIGERILDVLSAQQ, encoded by the coding sequence ATGAAGATACTTAAATGGATCATCGCAAGCAGTTTGGTTAGTGCCGGGCTGCTTGCTCATGCACAGCAGTATACCGTGAACGAAAATGCACATTCGCATAACGATTATTTACAGAAACAGCCCTTTTATACGGCTTATGCCAATCGTTTCGCATCGATCGAGATCGATGTATTCCTGAAGGACGATTCACTTTATGTAGCGCATTACGAAAAGGACATCAAAAGTGGCGGTACCATTCAGCGTTTATATTTACAACCTTTAATGGAACAGATTGCCCGGAATGATGGTAAAGTGTATCCTGAGGGGGGGCAATTGCAATTTTTGATAGACCTGAAAACAAAAGGAGAGCCTACCCTGCGGGCATTGGAAGAGCAGCTGAGACCTATACGGAAGTTTTTCGATCGTAGCCAAAATCCGGATGCTGTGCGTTTGGTCATCAGCGGCGATATGCCCGAGCCCGCCCGTTTTCAGGATTACGATCCGATTTTCTTTTTTGATGGCCGCCCGAATAGCAACTATGATGAGGAACAGCTCAAAAGGGTTGCTTTCTACAGTGCACCCTTTCAAGCCTTCAGTGTATGGAATGGTTTGGGCAGGATAACGGCGCCCGAGTGGGCGAAAGTAAAGCATTTTGTAGACTCTGTACATGCGCTCGGTAAGCCGGTACGGTTTTGGGGTTGCCCTGATACTAAGACAACCTGGCAGGCTTTTATAAAACTCGGGGTAGACTATCTGAATACCGATTCGCCAAATGCCCTCGCTTCCTTTCTCAATAAATATGAAGCCAATAGCTACACGAGGAAAAAGCAACATGAGGTATACCAGCCAAACTATCGTCAGGACGGTGCCGAAGGCCAAGTGAAAAGGGTCATCCTCCTGATCAGTGACGGAGCGGGTTTTAGCCAGCAATGGGCTGCGGCAACAGTGAACGGTGGTAATTTAAATATGACCCAATTCAGGCATATCGGTTTTCAAAATACGGCACCCACCGATGATTATAATACAGATTCGGCGGCAGGGGCCACGGCGTTTGCTACAGGAAAGAAAACACGTAACCGTTATATCGGTAATGATAGCTCGGGCAGGGCCTTGCCCAATTTACCGGAAAAGTTGGCGGAAGATGAAATTCCCAGTGCTATCTTAACCAACGATCGCATTACGGGCGCTACGCCTTCTTCTTTCTTCGCACATCAAAGCGAACGCGATCATTCCGCTGCAATTGCTTATGATATATTGAACAGCCCCGTTAGGCTTTTTATCGGCGGTAGCCATCCCAGCTTGTCGGCGGATAGCTCGAAACTTAAACAGCAATTGTTGCAAAAGGGCACGGTAATTCAAGCAGATTTTAAGGGACTGGAAAAGTTGCCTTTGGATCAACAGGTCATATGCTTTGCGCAGGATGACGCGGCCAAGGAATATCATATGTTGGAAGAAGCCTTTGACGTTGCGCTTCGTCGTATGGACAACCAGGGTGATCGCTTTTTTATAATGCTGGAAGGGGCGAAAATCGACGGCGGCGGGCATAGTAATAAGATTGCGCAGTGTATCGAGGAGTATTTGAGCTTTGACCGCCTATTGGGCAAAGCCTTGCAATATGCAGATGCGCATGAAGGAACGTTGGTAGTAGTTACTTCAGATCATGAAACCGGCGGTTTGGTATTGGTAGATGGCGACTATAAAAAAGGTTTTGTGCTCGGAGAATTTATTACCAACGACCATACAGGCGCACCTATACCCGTATATAGTTACGGAACTGGCGCCCAACGTTTCACAGGATTTATGCAAAATAGTGATATAGGGGAACGTATTCTTGACGTCTTGTCTGCCCAGCAATAA
- a CDS encoding 2OG-Fe(II) oxygenase, which translates to MQDLIQKVEKCDWDNITETMHQKGYAILQKLLTHEQCIQLKTDYDRTEMYRKTVVMERYRFGLGEYKYFNYPLPELIQHIRTAIYPHLARIANAWFSALHMDKQFPLDHVELLQQCHDNHQLKATPLILKYGPGGFNTLHQDLYGDIYFPIQMVLFLSDPEKDYTGGEFVLTQQVPRAQSKAIVLKPKQGDALLFTTNFRPEKGSKGYYRVNMKHGVSEVHHGERYTLGIIFHDANS; encoded by the coding sequence ATGCAAGATCTTATTCAAAAAGTTGAAAAGTGCGACTGGGATAATATTACCGAAACCATGCACCAAAAAGGTTATGCCATCCTTCAAAAACTGCTCACGCACGAGCAATGCATACAGTTGAAAACCGATTACGATCGTACGGAAATGTACCGTAAAACCGTGGTGATGGAACGTTATCGCTTTGGTTTGGGCGAATATAAGTATTTCAATTATCCGCTTCCCGAGCTTATTCAACATATCCGTACCGCTATTTATCCACATTTGGCGCGTATTGCCAACGCTTGGTTCAGCGCTTTGCATATGGATAAGCAATTTCCGCTGGATCATGTCGAATTATTGCAGCAATGCCATGATAACCACCAGCTCAAAGCCACCCCTTTGATACTGAAATACGGTCCGGGCGGCTTCAATACTTTACATCAGGATCTGTATGGAGATATCTACTTCCCCATACAAATGGTCTTGTTTTTAAGTGACCCCGAGAAGGATTATACCGGTGGTGAATTCGTGCTCACGCAGCAAGTACCGAGGGCTCAGTCTAAAGCCATTGTCTTAAAACCCAAGCAAGGAGATGCCCTGCTATTCACGACCAACTTCAGACCAGAAAAGGGCTCAAAAGGTTATTATCGGGTAAACATGAAACATGGCGTAAGCGAGGTACATCATGGCGAACGTTACACCTTAGGTATTATCTTTCATGATGCCAACAGTTGA
- a CDS encoding glycoside hydrolase family 20 zincin-like fold domain-containing protein: MKVSCKVLLIIFIFEYLIILTGCKGNKVQYVPIIPEPQSLEWTPETFDLKKCRGIVIKSRSLTKEAKLLRQRLAEKGNALNFLDTRDQGKHTIVLLLDTVKTDQLAEEAYRLQVNSGGISLSANTTHGIFNGLQTLFQLIKDGSLVQGCNIVDFPAYQWRGYMVDVGRNYQSVECSNSKLIRWLGIN, from the coding sequence TTGAAAGTTAGTTGTAAAGTCTTATTAATTATTTTTATCTTCGAGTATCTGATCATACTCACCGGCTGTAAAGGCAATAAGGTGCAATATGTGCCTATTATCCCAGAGCCCCAATCTTTGGAATGGACTCCGGAAACATTTGATCTCAAAAAATGTAGGGGTATTGTAATAAAATCGCGATCGCTCACAAAAGAGGCAAAGCTGTTACGGCAGAGGCTGGCGGAAAAAGGAAATGCGCTAAATTTTTTAGATACACGAGATCAGGGAAAGCATACCATTGTACTTCTTCTTGATACAGTGAAAACCGATCAACTAGCCGAGGAGGCATATCGTCTTCAAGTAAATAGCGGTGGGATAAGTCTTTCTGCGAATACCACACACGGAATATTTAATGGCCTGCAAACACTTTTCCAATTGATAAAAGATGGGTCTTTGGTACAAGGCTGCAACATAGTAGATTTTCCAGCATATCAATGGCGTGGGTACATGGTAGATGTCGGGCGTAATTATCAATCGGTAGAATGCTCAAACAGCAAATTGATCAGATGGCTGGGTATAAATTAA
- a CDS encoding SusD/RagB family nutrient-binding outer membrane lipoprotein → MRTYTYFLAVILSLTLGSCRDFEAININPNNPDVVPPETLLPPIISGAVNTMTSSGGGHAGQFVQHIAYVGGMSEGSGRYNLTGASFREEWNGAMRLIKDVNQLRLLGQQNQQPQYEALALILKVYILSIMSDAYGDIPYNEAGMGDVAGLEFPNYQAQQEVYGLMLADLEQANQLLRDADPSLTINRDILYNGNLQNWRKFANALKVRMLMRESERVDVSAAVAEIFNNPESYPLFEGVEDQATLVYNNNSDLYSWFILNPPADGSGVNYDGNDRVSDVMVNMLQSKADPRLYIYVSPTRNSYNAHRQNATTPYAYRGQRAGLSALEQDALYQQTGLNRDDFSVVGKRIRKENRAFLMTYSETLFLKAEAIVRNMGVQGDAQSVYHEALAASLAKWPQVGQASQEETPYISAEQAQVFLSREDVALQESTALQQIAEQQWIDAFLNGYEGWASWRRTGYPELQPGPSVIAQIPVRYVYSDNEQNNPNLIKWVNEQMGGTMPTHNTKVWFQP, encoded by the coding sequence ATGAGAACGTACACCTATTTTTTAGCCGTGATCCTATCGTTGACCCTGGGATCATGTAGAGATTTTGAGGCAATCAATATCAATCCGAACAATCCGGATGTCGTGCCACCGGAAACGCTCTTGCCGCCTATCATCAGTGGTGCTGTAAATACGATGACATCGAGTGGAGGAGGGCATGCAGGCCAGTTTGTGCAGCATATTGCTTATGTAGGGGGGATGAGTGAAGGATCCGGACGCTATAACCTGACAGGAGCATCCTTTCGGGAGGAATGGAACGGTGCCATGCGTCTGATCAAAGACGTCAACCAGTTGCGTTTACTTGGACAACAGAATCAGCAACCACAATATGAAGCCCTCGCCTTGATTCTTAAAGTATATATCTTATCCATAATGAGCGACGCTTATGGCGATATACCCTATAATGAAGCGGGAATGGGGGATGTGGCTGGCTTGGAATTTCCCAATTATCAGGCGCAGCAGGAAGTGTATGGCTTAATGCTCGCAGATTTGGAACAAGCTAATCAGTTGCTGAGAGATGCTGATCCGTCTTTGACGATCAACCGGGATATCCTGTATAATGGCAATCTTCAGAACTGGCGCAAATTTGCCAATGCCTTAAAAGTACGAATGCTGATGCGCGAATCGGAGAGGGTAGACGTATCTGCAGCTGTAGCTGAAATTTTTAACAATCCAGAAAGTTATCCTTTATTTGAAGGTGTAGAAGATCAGGCTACGTTGGTTTATAACAATAATTCGGATTTGTACAGTTGGTTTATCCTCAATCCGCCGGCAGATGGCAGTGGTGTCAATTATGACGGGAATGACCGGGTGAGTGACGTGATGGTGAACATGTTGCAAAGCAAAGCAGACCCCCGTTTATATATCTATGTGTCGCCGACCAGAAATTCATATAATGCACATCGGCAAAATGCTACTACGCCCTACGCGTATAGGGGGCAGCGGGCGGGGCTGAGTGCATTGGAGCAAGACGCTTTATATCAGCAGACCGGCTTGAATAGAGACGATTTTTCTGTGGTAGGAAAACGGATCCGCAAAGAGAATCGGGCTTTTTTAATGACTTATAGTGAGACCCTGTTCTTAAAGGCTGAAGCAATTGTCCGGAACATGGGGGTTCAAGGCGATGCTCAAAGCGTATACCATGAAGCGTTGGCTGCATCCTTAGCGAAATGGCCACAGGTGGGACAGGCCTCTCAGGAAGAAACTCCGTATATTAGCGCTGAGCAGGCGCAGGTATTTTTGTCACGTGAGGATGTGGCGCTACAGGAAAGTACGGCTTTGCAGCAGATAGCCGAACAACAATGGATCGATGCCTTTTTGAATGGATACGAGGGATGGGCCTCTTGGAGGCGTACGGGTTATCCGGAATTGCAGCCAGGGCCTTCTGTGATTGCGCAAATACCGGTACGTTATGTATATTCGGATAACGAACAGAACAACCCGAATCTGATTAAATGGGTGAATGAACAAATGGGGGGTACTATGCCTACACACAATACGAAGGTTTGGTTTCAGCCGTAA
- a CDS encoding alpha-ketoglutarate-dependent dioxygenase AlkB, with amino-acid sequence MEKAKNKQMNLFEDIIDKTKNWLPYDGTVNYYGKLMPAAAADFYLKTLLETIEWRNDEAIIFGKKIITKRKVAWYGEKRFEYTYSNTTKHALPWTKALSELKNLVESVSGETYNSCLLNLYHDGDEGMAWHSDGETDLKQEGAIASLSFGAERKFAFKHKQSKEKVALILAHGSLLVMKGSTQSHWLHRLPPSKKIRTARVNLTFRTIVE; translated from the coding sequence ATGGAAAAAGCAAAAAATAAACAGATGAACCTATTTGAAGATATCATCGATAAGACAAAAAACTGGTTACCCTATGATGGCACCGTGAACTATTACGGCAAATTAATGCCTGCAGCAGCAGCCGATTTTTACCTAAAAACATTGCTCGAAACCATCGAATGGCGCAATGATGAAGCGATTATTTTCGGCAAGAAGATCATCACTAAAAGAAAGGTAGCCTGGTATGGCGAAAAACGTTTTGAATATACCTACTCTAATACGACCAAACATGCACTACCCTGGACAAAAGCATTATCGGAATTGAAGAATCTTGTGGAATCGGTGAGTGGCGAAACTTATAATTCATGTTTACTGAATTTATACCACGATGGTGATGAAGGCATGGCATGGCACAGTGATGGAGAAACCGATCTGAAGCAAGAAGGAGCAATAGCCTCCCTGAGTTTCGGCGCCGAACGAAAATTTGCCTTTAAGCACAAACAAAGCAAGGAGAAGGTGGCCTTGATTTTAGCACATGGCAGTCTTTTAGTGATGAAGGGCAGCACCCAGAGCCACTGGTTGCACCGCTTACCGCCCAGCAAGAAAATCAGAACAGCAAGAGTAAATCTCACTTTCCGTACAATTGTAGAATAG